The following is a genomic window from Geminicoccaceae bacterium.
GGCTTCATTGTTGAATACCGGGTTCCACTGGTCGTCGAAGACCTTCCCGCCGAGCGGTGCCAGGTGCAACAGCCACGCGGCGGTGACCTGGTGACCGGTCTGCCCGCGGCTGGTCATGGCGCCGATACCGGCCTTCTCCTTGATCTCGGGCAGCAGCGCCTCAAGTTCCTCGTAGGTCTGCGGCACCTTGAAACCGTATTCCTCGAAGATGTCCTTGCGGTAGGCGAGGATGGATGTCTCCGCGCCGAACGGGATACCGTACAATGCGCCAGACTTTCCCGGCATGTAGCCCTTCTTGCCACCGACAATGCCACCATTCTGCAAATAGGCGTCCGCGACATCGTCGATGTCATAGTCGGGATCGACCAGCGCCGCGTCGGTGTAGAATTGCGACAGGGGCGCGAGCAGCCCCTTGGAGACATATTCGCCCTTCCACATCACGACCCACGACACGACGTCGTATTCGCCTTCGGGCTTGGACAGTTCGAGCAGCTGGCGATCGCGCAGCTTGAGATATTGCAATGCGTCGATCTCGACCTCGATCCCGGTTTCCTCGGTGAACTCGTCGACGAGTTCCTCGGCCGCCTGGAAGTGGGAAAGTGCCGGCCAGCTGACGACAATCGTCGTGCCGGCATATTTCTCGTAAGGATTGGCTTCGAGCCGCCCCGTGACAGCCATGGCGGCGAGCCATATGCCCGTCGCGGCCACGATATTCCTCATCATCGTTCAGTCTCCCTTTGTGTAGAGATGGCGCGGCCTGCGGACAGGTTAGGTTCCGCGCCGCGACGGTCTTTCGTCACTCTCCCCGTCGCCTCGCACGACTTGACGGCACTTCGGCCAGGAGAACGAGGATACTCTCGACATGCCTGGCCATGGCCTGATGCGCCCGATCGGGATCCCGCTCCCGCAATGCGGCAAGGATGGCCCGGTGATGGCCGATGGCGATCGGGATGCCGTCATGGTTTTCCATGATCTTGCGCCGGTTGACATAGGCGT
Proteins encoded in this region:
- a CDS encoding extracellular solute-binding protein gives rise to the protein MMRNIVAATGIWLAAMAVTGRLEANPYEKYAGTTIVVSWPALSHFQAAEELVDEFTEETGIEVEIDALQYLKLRDRQLLELSKPEGEYDVVSWVVMWKGEYVSKGLLAPLSQFYTDAALVDPDYDIDDVADAYLQNGGIVGGKKGYMPGKSGALYGIPFGAETSILAYRKDIFEEYGFKVPQTYEELEALLPEIKEKAGIGAMTSRGQTGHQVTAAWLLHLAPLGGKVFDDQWNPVFNNEAGVKAAEILREIARTGPAGISSYGFSEASAAFLQGDAAMYLDTLKIAAMSRDPKLSKVDGKVGFALHPTGVRCGSETGGFAIGIPANSQHKEAAFLFIQYMTSRAGDRRMVELGGDPVRISTLQDPEFVEKFPEYTVVSEQLPCADPDWRPLIPEWNELNIDVLGQALTKVITTDDPIQPIMDEAADKARAIMQRAGYYDWAEYRAGK